The following are encoded together in the Oscarella lobularis chromosome 10, ooOscLobu1.1, whole genome shotgun sequence genome:
- the LOC136192105 gene encoding uncharacterized protein, which yields MDAAVLARRAARRASAEASTLLDDPTWVNSSSTSDKARPKSSTFLSKVHQEHLYSRGTDVRNSSVMGDWTTTECQDALDWVNDVLKRAKGTTVKDVGKLGDGVTLPRLVQVLTSKPVAGIHPRPAMKIHIVENVRKCLRSIEQNKVVIHGITAEDVVGGNLKTILALCHCLRLRYKAPDSSFQIKSLPPRSLSPTREAWVTEDTVETTDEKAKRVENRLSSLLNSPELTSGISPEIEIEENEEKEGDHLVLPPPPPLPESAPPSDLPSSVAPDDDVYVPSDPLSDAQRPIYRSSEAVMTAWNKDFDTTLASSLEKRFSSPPRDSTTARQPFLTPRGRSLSPRRRDDDDDEVPLSQLVPSMRKTSTSPSRRSLPPEPEKQTAFTSNNPLKEMGKMPKKTRSQGKKNTGKFLQEERKAKTDAIDRSPRIPVDDEEETPSIKRSGDVVSITKKDRASKSSIASVPEILPAMLQMTQLALASRPENPVPNRLEFDVDEDEVIIDEESSSSPPPPSVLSPANVKDATERFLRPEPVSISKMSASQLVAQIAIADPNSSLTVLLENLVSEIDDLRKRQDDLARQFESERQLLRSQIHRQAKTIKRLTIRDSKGTGHRRQLRSVTKHFSTVESDVVKVARSAAQLAAQLERQETLQQDVDALKETAALGEPRSSDIYLSPSPASTGKKSSGLLAFSDEIESKRSNRLSPSDLHSPQQIQKLKRFFGEEPPLLKHFLKKLGYVKLIGKFEKEKVTMLELPYLDEERLIQMGIPMGPTARILAELEQMKQSSAAI from the exons ATGGACGCCGCCGTGCTCGCTCGTCGAGCGGCGCGACGTGCCAGTGCCGAAGCCTCGACACTG CTTGACGACCCGACGTGGGTCAAcagttcgtcgacgtcggacaAGGCCAGACCGAAGAGCTCCACGTTCCTGTCCAAAGTCCACCAGGAGCATCTCTATTCGCGCGGAACTGACGTGAGGAACTCATCGGTGATGGGCGACTGGACGACGACCGAATGCCAA GACGCCTTGGATTGGGTGAACGACGTCTTGAAACGAGCGAAAGGAACGACGGTGAAGGACGTAGGAAaactcggcgacggcgtcactCTTCCTCGACTCGTTCAAGTCCTAA CGTCGAAGCCCGTCGCAGGCATTCATCCGCGACCGGCTATGAAGATTCACATTGTGGAGAATGTGAGAAAATGCTTGCGTTCGATCGAGCAGAACAAAGTCGTTATCCACGGAATAACAGCAGAAG ATGTCGTTGGGGGAAATTTGAAGACAATCTTAGCCCTGTGCCATTGCTTGAGACTCAGATACAAG GCGCCTGATTCGTCGTTTCAAATCAAGTCTCTGCCGCCGAGATCCTTGAGTCCGACGCGCGAAGCGTGGGTTACCGAAGATACGGTTGAAACGACCGACGAGAAggcgaaacgcgtcgaaaatCGACTCTCCAGCTTGCTAAACAGTCCCGAATTGACGAGCGGAATTTCGCCTGAAATCGagatagaagaaaacgaagaaaaagaaggagatcATCTCGTTctgccgccaccgccgcctttACCCGAATCGGCACCGCCCTCCGACCTTCCTTCTTCCGTCGCACCAGATGATGACGTCTACGTC CCATCCGATCCGCTGAGTGACGCTCAACGACCTATCTATAGATCCTCAGAAGCAGTCATGACAGCGTGGAATAAGGACTTCGACACTACCTTGGCCTCTTCCCTCGAAAAAAG GTTTTCGAGTCCTCCCCgagattcgacgacggctcgCCAGCCGTTTTTGACTCCTCGCGGACGAAGTCTTTcccctcgtcgtcgcgacgatgacgacgacgaagttccTCTATCTCAGCTCGTGCCGTCGATGCGAAAaacatcgacgtcgccgtcgaggaGATCACTTCCGCCGGAGCCCGAGAAACAGACGGCTTTTACGTCGAATAATCCGCTGAAGGAGATGGGAAAGATGCCGAAGAAAACACGAAGTCAAGGGAAGAAAAACACAGGGAAGTTTTTAcaggaagagagaaaagcaaAGACGGATGCGATCGATAGAAGTCCCCGCATcccagtcgacgacgaagaagaaacgccgtcgataaaacgaagcggcgacgtcgtatcGATCACGAAAAAGGATCGCGCTAGCAAGAGCTCCATCGCATCGGTTCCCGAAATTCTTCCCGCTATGCTTCAAATGACGCAATTGGCGCTCGCTTCGAGACCGGAGAATCCCGTGCCGAATCGtctcgaattcgacgtcgacgaagacgaggtcATAATAGATgaggaatcgtcgtcgtcgccgccgccgccgagcgtTTTGTCGCCTGCGAATGTGAAGGACGCGACGGAACGTTTCCTTCGACCGGAACCGGTGTCTATCAGTAAGATGTCCGCGTCGCAGTTGGTCGCTCAAATAGCAA TCGCTGATCCCAATTCGTCTTTGACCGTCCTCCTGGAGAATCTCGTCTCGGAA ATTGATGACCTGAGGAAGAGACAAGACGATTTGGCGAGGCAATTTGAGAGCGAAAGACAGCTCCTTCGCTCTCAAATACACCGCCAGGCAAAAACAATCAAACGCCTCACAATACGAG ATTCCAAAGGGACAGGCCACAGAAGGCAGCTTCG ATCCGTTACCAAACACTTTTCCACTGTCGAGTCCGACGTCGTGAAAGTGGCGCGGTCTGCTGCGCAATTAGCCGCTCAATTGGAACGTCAAGAGACTCTTCAACaggacgtcgacgctctcaAAGAGACCGCCGCTCTGGGAGAGCCTCGATCATCCGATATTTATCTATCTCCGTCGCCTGCGTCGACGGGAAAGAAAAGTTCCGGCTTGCTCGCGTTTTCGGATGAGATTGAGAGCAAGCGGTCGAATCGATTGTCGCCTAGCGACTTGCACAGTCCTCAACAAATACAGAAATTAAAAAG GTTTTTCGGCGAGGAGCCGCCGCTTCTGAAacattttctgaaaaaacTCGGATATGTG AAACTCATTGGAAaatttgagaaagaaaaggttACAATGCTAGAGTTGCCTTACCTGGACGAAGAACGGCTAATTCAAATGGGAATTCCAATGGGTCCGACAGCTCGAATTCTCGCCGAACTGGAACAGATGAAGCAAAGTAGCGCTGCTATTTAA
- the LOC136192112 gene encoding uncharacterized protein, with protein sequence MHDVGLVVRPDKCQAFSPCLDTLWPLQDIGFTSLGMSVLGCPIGTDSYVAGECLRIVAEENAFLERLCGLRNMQSALLLLRYCGTGRINHLLRAIPPSTIQQAAQQHDSNIRSCFCSIIGCQLDNIQLRQLHLRLSQGGMGLPLAERTSPCAFLGAWAATLASLPSRLEQFPSALDVSVTPSDNLFCGHVAHTLSALYQATPAVAEAIPSIATLPEKHLKLQRVLSHLLLDAEHAGLLSSANRFTQARLRSAAGPDAGAWLDAIPASRHLSFTNVEFQTAVSLRLGLSIPVLRSLPCCTCSTTWDEAGYHALTCRKDGGQTRRHDHIQHTWLSLLRSVNFHCELEELGDFGDFKRPDISIYDYQDGKKLLLDVSIIHPQRPSCLPQSHSTNGAAAILRDTEKSTKYRAEAISLGYLFEPLTFEVFGRWSPVAVDFFNKIVRRPSIEFLDDRPAAARYWRRRFAVCLQRLNAQILLRKVTLLVPGSTVGDRLGPHDTDIRFFSN encoded by the coding sequence ATGCATGACGTCGGCTTGGTTGTTCGACCTGACAAATGCCAGGCGTTTTCACCTTGTCTTGACACGCTTTGGCCACTGCAGGACATTGGTTTTACGTCGCTGGGAATGTCTGTCCTGGGTTGCCCTATTGGCACGGATTCCTATGTGGCGGGGGAGTGCTTACGCATTGTTGCGGAAGAGAATGCTTTTCTCGAACGCCTCTGTGGGCTTCGCAACATGCAGTCGGCAttacttcttcttcgctacTGTGGAACGGGCAGAATTAACCACCTTCTCCGTGCTATTCCACCGTCAACCATCCAACAGGCTGCGCAGCAACATGACTCCAACATTCGCTCCTGTTTCTGCTCCATCATTGGCTGCCAGCTTGACAATATTCAACTTCGCCAACTACACCTACGTCTCTCTCAAGGTGGCATGGGGCTGCCTTTGGCCGAGCGCACGTCTCCCTGCGCTTTTTTGGGTGCCTGGGCAGCTACCCTTGCCTCGTTGCCAAGCCGTCTAGAGCAATTTCCATCCGCTCTTGACGTATCTGTCACTCCATCCGATAACCTTTTCTGCGGCCATGTTGCTCACACGCTGTCCGCCCTCTATCAGGCTACTCCAGCTGTGGCGGAAGCGATACCATCAATCGCAACTCTCCCGGAAAAACATCTCAAGCTTCAGCGGGTCCTCTCTCATCTCCTTCTCGACGCTGAACACGCTGGTTTGCTCTCGTCCGCCAACCGCTTCACCCAAGCTAGGTTGAGGAGTGCGGCGGGTCCAGACGCGGGCGCTTGGTTAGATGCGATCCCGGCCTCGAGACATCTGTCGTTTACCAACGTTGAATTTCAAACGGCAGTGTCTCTTCGGCTGGGTCTGTCTATTCCTGTGCTCCGCAGTCTGCCATGCTGCACTTGCTCTACCACCTGGGATGAAGCTGGATACCACGCGCTGACCTGTCGGAAGGATGGAGGCCaaactcgtcgtcacgatCACATCCAACACACGTGGCTCTCTCTATTACGATCCGTCAATTTCCACTGTGAGCTAGAGGAACTGGGCGACTTTGGTGACTTCAAGCGACCAGATATCAGCATCTATGACTACCAAGATGGCAAGAAATTActtctcgacgtttcgatCATCCACCCTCAACGTCCGAGTTGTCTGCCGCAGAGCCATTCCACCAACGGAGCAGCGGCCATCTTACGCGACACCGAGAAGTCGACAAAATACCGTGCGGAGGCAATCTCCCTCGGTTATCTCTTCGAGCCTTTGACGTTCGAAGTCTTCGGACGTTGGAGTCcggtcgccgtcgacttcttcaacaAGATCGTCCGTCGCCCGTCCATCGAATTTCTCGATGACCGTCCCGCTGCTGCTCGATACTGGCGCCGACGCTTCGCTGTTTGTCTGCAGCGCTTGAATGCGCAAATCCTTCTTCGCAAGGTAACGCTTCTCGTCCCGGGGTCTACGGTGGGTGATCGCTTGGGTCCTCATGACACTgacattcgatttttctctaattaa
- the LOC136192109 gene encoding synaptic vesicle 2-related protein-like isoform X1, giving the protein MSFLCYMQSRALRTTSGMSGMRNAEAAHSETVREVYTVEEAIECIGFGRFQLKMFVFAGLLWMVESMEIMLVSVLAVAVRCDYDLDSWGESVLTLVMFVGMFFGATFWGVIADKFGRKKALLIVSICVSLSSLISAFSPNYIFLVIIRGILGFSIAGGGQTVNFYAEFLPIKHRGYTTLLVLLFYVCGALVEAVLALLLMGYAGLNWHYFLAFSAIPSCLFLLYFKFIPESPRYYLVSNQIPKAKKVLEQAAKQNGKSLPPGELVFEKESIMLHALSGDSHSDTEASDSEGADSLIIPDENVTSRGKLKDLFSTKERGITTVLLWIIFFAGTSGFYGLILATTELLAITDELKTENVTDGTYLPCIDHKSIPMNSSQCQLLGIDDYIKLVWVNAADAPGDFKYLFIKGEAILFLGILLAIPLIEKIGRRKTMAVEFFLTGASFFLFFICPISKDVLTAFVFLVRVLLNGSLCTLWVYTPEVYPTAVRGIGLGSSSSSARIGAMLTPFIAEVLLRKSIRASLGIYAGLFLICAVCSLRLPIETKKRSLEDKA; this is encoded by the exons ATGAGTTTTCTTTGTTACATGCAATCACGTGCGCTACGGACTACCTCCGGTATGAGCGGTATGCGCAACGCCGAAGCCGCTCATTCGG AGACTGTCCGTGAAGTATACACTGTAGAAGAGGCTATAGAATGCATAGGATTTGGTCGATTTCAGCTGAAAATGTTTGTTTTTGCCGGCCTTCTTTGG ATGGTGGAATCGATGGAGATAATGCTTGTGTccgttctcgccgtcgctgttcGGTGCGATTACGATCTCGATTCGTGGGGCGAAAGCGTTCTTACACTC GTTATGTTTGTGGGAATGTTCTTTGGCGCGACGTTTTGGGGAGTAATCGCGGATAAATTTGGACGAAAAAAA gcgcTACTAATCGTTTCGATTTGCGTCAGTCTCTCTTCATTGATAAGCGCCTTTTCGCCGAACTACATTTTTCTCGTTATTATTCGCGGAATTCTTGGTTTTTCAATTGCGGGTGGAGGCCAAAC GGTGAATTTTTACGCTGAATTTTTACCCATAAAACATCGAGGCTACACTACCCTTTTAGTCTTG tTGTTTTATGTTTGTGGAGCTTTGGTTGAAGCGGTGCTTGCTCTTTTGCTAATGGGATATGCGGGGCTGAATTGGCATTActttctcgccttttcaGCAATTCCTTCTtgtcttttcctcctctATTTTAAA TTTATTCCTGAGAGTCCTCGTTATTATCTCGTCAGCAATCAGATACCCAAAGCGAAGAAAGTCTTGGAACAAGCAGCAAAACAAAACGGAAAATCCCTTCCTCCCGGAGAGCTTGTCTTTGAAAAGGAATCAATTATGCTACACGCACTATCAGGAGATTCACACAGCGACACGGAAGCATCAGATTCCGAAGGAGCCGACTCTCTGATTATTCCTGACGAAAAT GTTACTTCTCGCGGGAAACTCAAAGATTTGTTTTCTACCAAAGAACGTGGCATTACGACCGTTCTCTTGTGGATAATATTCTTCGCTGGTACGTCTGGATTCTACGGACTTATTTTGGCGACAACGGAACTTCTGGCTATAACGGATGAGCTGAAGACGGAAAACGTGACGGATGGAACGTACCTACCCTGCATTG atCACAAAAGTATTCCAATGAATTCTAGTCAGTGTCAACTTTTGGGGATTGATGACTATATTAAATTGGTTTGGGTCAATGCAGCTGATGCGCCAGGTGatttcaaatatttatttatcaaaGGGGAAGCCATTTTATTTCTAGGAATTCTTCTGGCGATTCCTCTCATTGAGAAAATCGGTCGAAGGAAGACGATGGCcgtggaattttttctcaccggtgcatcgttctttctctttttcatatGCCCAATCAGCAA AGATGTTTTGACTGCGTTCGTATTTTTGGTGCGAGTTCTACTCAACGGATCTCTCTGCACGCTTTGGGTTTACACTCCTGAG GTTTATCCGACTGCTGTACGCGGTATTGGCTTGGGATCTTCGAGCTCTTCCGCTCGCATTGGGGCCATGCTGACGCCGTTTATAGCTGAG GTTCTGCTTCGGAAATCGATTCGCGCGTCTTTGGGTATATATGCTGGACTATTTCTCATCTGCGCAGTGTGCTCACTTCGTCTTCCAAttgagacgaagaagagatcgCTGGAG GACAAGGCTTAG
- the LOC136192109 gene encoding synaptic vesicle 2-related protein-like isoform X2, which translates to MSFLCYMQSRALRTTSGMSGMRNAEAAHSETVREVYTVEEAIECIGFGRFQLKMFVFAGLLWMVESMEIMLVSVLAVAVRCDYDLDSWGESVLTLVMFVGMFFGATFWGVIADKFGRKKALLIVSICVSLSSLISAFSPNYIFLVIIRGILGFSIAGGGQTVNFYAEFLPIKHRGYTTLLVLLFYVCGALVEAVLALLLMGYAGLNWHYFLAFSAIPSCLFLLYFKFIPESPRYYLVSNQIPKAKKVLEQAAKQNGKSLPPGELVFEKESIMLHALSGDSHSDTEASDSEGADSLIIPDENVTSRGKLKDLFSTKERGITTVLLWIIFFAGTSGFYGLILATTELLAITDELKTENVTDGTYLPCIDHKSIPMNSSQCQLLGIDDYIKLVWVNAADAPGILLAIPLIEKIGRRKTMAVEFFLTGASFFLFFICPISKDVLTAFVFLVRVLLNGSLCTLWVYTPEVYPTAVRGIGLGSSSSSARIGAMLTPFIAEVLLRKSIRASLGIYAGLFLICAVCSLRLPIETKKRSLEDKA; encoded by the exons ATGAGTTTTCTTTGTTACATGCAATCACGTGCGCTACGGACTACCTCCGGTATGAGCGGTATGCGCAACGCCGAAGCCGCTCATTCGG AGACTGTCCGTGAAGTATACACTGTAGAAGAGGCTATAGAATGCATAGGATTTGGTCGATTTCAGCTGAAAATGTTTGTTTTTGCCGGCCTTCTTTGG ATGGTGGAATCGATGGAGATAATGCTTGTGTccgttctcgccgtcgctgttcGGTGCGATTACGATCTCGATTCGTGGGGCGAAAGCGTTCTTACACTC GTTATGTTTGTGGGAATGTTCTTTGGCGCGACGTTTTGGGGAGTAATCGCGGATAAATTTGGACGAAAAAAA gcgcTACTAATCGTTTCGATTTGCGTCAGTCTCTCTTCATTGATAAGCGCCTTTTCGCCGAACTACATTTTTCTCGTTATTATTCGCGGAATTCTTGGTTTTTCAATTGCGGGTGGAGGCCAAAC GGTGAATTTTTACGCTGAATTTTTACCCATAAAACATCGAGGCTACACTACCCTTTTAGTCTTG tTGTTTTATGTTTGTGGAGCTTTGGTTGAAGCGGTGCTTGCTCTTTTGCTAATGGGATATGCGGGGCTGAATTGGCATTActttctcgccttttcaGCAATTCCTTCTtgtcttttcctcctctATTTTAAA TTTATTCCTGAGAGTCCTCGTTATTATCTCGTCAGCAATCAGATACCCAAAGCGAAGAAAGTCTTGGAACAAGCAGCAAAACAAAACGGAAAATCCCTTCCTCCCGGAGAGCTTGTCTTTGAAAAGGAATCAATTATGCTACACGCACTATCAGGAGATTCACACAGCGACACGGAAGCATCAGATTCCGAAGGAGCCGACTCTCTGATTATTCCTGACGAAAAT GTTACTTCTCGCGGGAAACTCAAAGATTTGTTTTCTACCAAAGAACGTGGCATTACGACCGTTCTCTTGTGGATAATATTCTTCGCTGGTACGTCTGGATTCTACGGACTTATTTTGGCGACAACGGAACTTCTGGCTATAACGGATGAGCTGAAGACGGAAAACGTGACGGATGGAACGTACCTACCCTGCATTG atCACAAAAGTATTCCAATGAATTCTAGTCAGTGTCAACTTTTGGGGATTGATGACTATATTAAATTGGTTTGGGTCAATGCAGCTGATGCGCCAG GAATTCTTCTGGCGATTCCTCTCATTGAGAAAATCGGTCGAAGGAAGACGATGGCcgtggaattttttctcaccggtgcatcgttctttctctttttcatatGCCCAATCAGCAA AGATGTTTTGACTGCGTTCGTATTTTTGGTGCGAGTTCTACTCAACGGATCTCTCTGCACGCTTTGGGTTTACACTCCTGAG GTTTATCCGACTGCTGTACGCGGTATTGGCTTGGGATCTTCGAGCTCTTCCGCTCGCATTGGGGCCATGCTGACGCCGTTTATAGCTGAG GTTCTGCTTCGGAAATCGATTCGCGCGTCTTTGGGTATATATGCTGGACTATTTCTCATCTGCGCAGTGTGCTCACTTCGTCTTCCAAttgagacgaagaagagatcgCTGGAG GACAAGGCTTAG
- the LOC136192111 gene encoding synaptic vesicle 2-related protein-like — MSDMSDSETATFHEVYTVEEAIEYIGFGRFQLKMFVFTGLIWMVESMELTLVSILGVSVRCDYDLDSWGESVLTLVMFAGMLFGATFWGIIADKFGRKKALLIVSICVSLSSLISAFSPNYIFLVVIRGILGFSMAGVAQSMNFYTEFLPVKYRGYTILLVLMFYVCGTLIEAVLALLFMGYAGLNWHYFLAFTAIPSCLFLLYFKFIPESPRYYLVSNQIQKAKEVLEQAAKRNGKSLPPGELVFEKESIMLQVLSGDAHSDTEATNSVDDEGANSLIITNNDRNGTSRGKVKDLFSTKERGITTVLLWIIFSSAASGFYGLILATTELLAITDELKTENVTDGTYLPCIDHKSSPMNSSQCQLLGIDDYIKLVWVSAADAPGVLLAIPLIEKIGRRKTMAVEFFLTGASFFLFFICPISRNGLTGLVFLVRILLNGSVSTLWVYTPEVYPTAVRGIGLGSSSSSARIGAMLTPFIAEVLLRKSIRASLGIYAGLFLICAVCSLCLPIETKKRSLEDKA, encoded by the exons ATGAGCGATATGAGCGACTCCGAAACGG CGACTTTCCATGAAGTATATACTGTGGAAGAGGCAATAGAATACATAGGATTTGGTCGGTTTCAGCTGAAAATGTTTGTTTTTACTGGCCTTATTTGG ATGGTGGAATCGATGGAGCTAACGCTTGTGTCCATTCTCGGCGTCTCTGTTCGGTGCGATTACGATCTCGATTCATGGGGAGAAAGCGTTCTTACACTC GTTATGTTTGCAGGAATGCTCTTTGGTGCGACATTTTGGGGAATAATTGCCGACAAATTTGGACGGAAAAAA gcGCTACTAATCGTTTCGATTTGCGTCAGTCTCTCTTCGTTGATCAGCGCTTTTTCGCCGAACTACATTTTTCTCGTTGTTATACGAGGCATTCTTGGTTTTTCCATGGCTGGTGTAGCTCAATC GATGAATTTTTATACTGAATTTTTACCTGTAAAATATCGAGGCTACACTATCCTTTTGGTCTTG ATGTTTTATGTTTGTGGAACTTTGATTGAAGCGGTTCTTGCTCTTTTGTTCATGGGATATGCGGGGCTGAATTGGCATTACTTTCTTGCTTTTACAGCAATTCCTTCttgtcttttccttctctatTTTAAA TTTATACCTGAGAGTCCTCGTTATTATCTCGTCAGCAATCAGATacaaaaagcgaaagaagtgTTGGAACAAGCGGCTAAACGAAACGGAAAATCTCTTCCTCCTGGAGAGCTtgtctttgaaaaagaatcaattatGCTACAGGTGCTATCAGGAGATGCACACAGCGACACGGAAGCAACAAATTCCGTTGATGACGAAGGAGCTAATTCGCTGATTATCACCAACAACGACAGAAAT GGTACTTCTCGTGGGAAAGTCAAAGATTTGTTTTCTACCAAAGAACGCGGCATTACAACCGTTCTCTTGTGGATAATAttttcttcggcggcgtcTGGGTTCTATGGACTTATTTTGGCGACAACTGAACTTCTGGCTATAACGGATGAACTGAAGACGGAAAATGTGACGGATGGAACGTACTTACCCTGCATTG ATCACAAAAGTAGCCCAATGAATTCTAGTCAGTGTCAACTTTTGGGGATTGATGACTATATTAAATTGGTTTGGGTTAGTGCAGCTGATGCGCCAG gagTTCTTCTGGCTATTCCTCTCATTGAGAAAATCGGTCGAAGGAAGACGATGGCcgtggaattttttctcaccggtgcatcgttctttctctttttcatatGCCCAATCAGCAG AAATGGTTTAACCGGGCTCGTATTTTTGGTACGAATCCTACTAAATGGATCCGTCTCCACACTTTGGGTTTACACTCCTGAG GTTTATCCGACTGCTGTACGCGGTATTGGCTTGGGATCTTCGAGCTCTTCCGCTCGCATTGGGGCCATGCTGACGCCGTTTATAGCTGAG GTTCTGCTTCGGAAATCGATTCGCGCGTCTTTGGGTATATATGCTGGACTATTTCTCATCTGCGCAGTGTGCTCACTGTGTCTTCCAATTGAGACCAAGAAGAGATCGCTAGAG GACAAGGCTTAG
- the LOC136192106 gene encoding origin recognition complex subunit 3-like: MRALTSPRMSLVSGITVHVPKRKPKSQRHVAFKRLDDESEKWAKSRRDAYDQCTSKIEEIFQSASASTYQDIFDGITSFITSSQERTDSVDLGQIKVRGLPTAVVLGGVCHTDNDSLFGKLGGYLKKNVGCYRAFLNAEDCPNMKSLMKKFVSQLIRADDDDDDDDDDDEQVKEVKLCRNQYNMSQVVKWYKLADGSNPIIIILKDLESFLPSLIQDFIEICNHYCDCLPLVLVLGLSTGGAGLQKMLSQSIISMLYIKEFNKSNTAMLSLDKIIENLLIHPRFPFQLGHHPFQYLIERYIYHAFSLQSLHRGIKFAALEHFSKMSLSLFCNAKVLNDRRHRESLVQGLSKSQLESIKSLESFQRYVGELPSPDRKTLLSNEKHLKDCIVELVGNLQRARENFYVSLKCLLCILKELPSTRLGTDLHDVCLACSSGSLPQHSGYKSLIRMLKQTSEVGLIKMLNLCLAELDALECVSASERKDLIVSLLKEIETVKDVPVIATRARETRSMATETTIQRKMRLQERLKQAAAREKEPKSRLDKIRVMASRFFDEWFSVSLQGSSSRPLHETVCYDSENIAIRLNPPIRSSLHVALTQPESYLKKRKRTLRGSSPSPDVCLAYSLYLECGKLINLHDWLQAFASVVESDGRAKRSLPRRRRGRKRTADGQPLETITQARFIRAISELQFMGFIKPTKRKTDHVQRLIWNTS; this comes from the exons ATGCGTGCGCTAACGTCGCCTAGAATGAGCTTGGTGTCG GGAATCACCGTTCACGTGCCCAAGCGAAAGCCGAAATCGCAACGTCACGTCGCTTTCAAACGtttagacgacgaaagcgaaaaatgGGCAAAatctcgacgcgacgcctACGACCAGTGCACGTCAAAAATAGAAGAAATATTCCAA AGCGCTTCAGCGTCGACATACCAAGACATCTTCGATGGAATCACGTCATTCATTACGTCATCTCAAGAGAGGACAGATAGCGTCGACTTGGGTCAAATCAAAGTGAGAGGATTGCCTACGGCTGTCGTCCTTGGGG GTGTGTGTCATACTGATAATGATTCTTTGTTTGGAAAACTCGGGGGttatttgaaaaagaacgtaGGATGTTATCGAGCTTTTCTGAATGCTGAAGACTGTCCAA ATATGAAATCGCTTATGAAGAAATTTGTCAGTCAGTTGATAAGG gctgatgacgacgatgacgacgatgatgatgatgatgagcaAGTGAAAGAAGTGAAACTCTGTCGAAATCAATACAATATGTCTCAAGTGGTCAAGTGGTACAAATTGGCT GATGGAAGCAATCCCATCATCATTATATTAAAGGACTTAGAAAGctttcttccttctttgaTACAGGATTTTATTGAGATATGCAA TCACTATTGCGATTGTCTTCCTTTGGTTCTTGTGCTCGGTCTTTCCACTGGTGGCGCGGGTCTCCAGAAGATGCTCTCCCAATCAATCATATCCATGCTTTACATTAAAGAATTCAACAAATCTAACACCGCTATGTTGTCCTTAGATAAAATCATAGAAAAC CTCTTGATACATCCTCGATTTCCATTTCAACTTGGCCATCACCCCTTTCAGTATCTAATTGAACGGTATATATATCacgcgttttctcttcaaagtCTTCATCGAGGCATCAAG tttgctGCCTTGGAGCACTTCAGCAAAATGTCCCTTAGTCTGTTTTGCAATGCAAAAGTGCTCAATGACAGACGCCACAGAGAGAGTTTGGTACAGGGTCTATCAAAAAGTCAACTTGAATCGATTAAATCTCTGGAGTCTTTTCAGAG GTATGTAGGCGAGCTTCCTTCTCCTGACAGAAAGACACTTCTATCAAATGAAAAGCATTTGAAA GATTGTATTGTGGAACTGGTGGGAAATCTTCAACGTGCGAGAGAAAATTTCTACGTCAGTCTCAAGTGTCTGTTGTGTATTTTGAAAGAATTACCGTCGACGCGCCTTGGAACAGAC TTACACGACGTTTGTCTTGCTTGTTCTAGTGGCAGTCTTCCTCAACATTCCGGCTACAAAAGTCTAATCAGAATGCTCAA ACAAACCAGTGAAGTTGGTCTGATAAAAATGCTAAATTTGTGTCTGGCTGAGTTGGACGCTCTAGAGTGCGTTTCTGCGAG cgaaagaaaagaccTCATTGTTTCTCTCTTGAAGGAAATTGAGACTGTCAAAG ATGTTCCAGTCATCGCGACGAGGGCAAGAGAAACGCGCTCAATGGCAACGGAAACGACAATTCAAAGGAAGATGAGATTACAGGAG aggCTAAAGCAAGCAGCTGCACGTGAGAAAGAGCCGAAGAGTCGTCTGGACAAAATTCGAGTTATGGCGAGTCGCTTTTTTGACGAGTGGTTCAG CGTTTCGCTGCAAGGCTCCTCCTCTCGTCCCCTTCACGAAACCGTCTGCTATGATTCAGAAAATATAGCAATT AGGCTAAATCCTCCAATCAGGAGCTCTCTTCACGTGGCTCTCACTCAACCGGAGTCATATCTCAAGAAGCGG AAGCGGACGTTGCGTGGCAGTTCTCCGTCTCCAGATGTGTGCCTAGCTTACAGCCTTTATCTTGAATGCGGAAAACTGATAAATCTTCACGATTGGCTGCAG GCATTTGCTTCAGTTGTGGAGTCAGATGGACGGGCAAAGAGAAGTCTGcccagaagaagaagaggtcGCAAACGAACAGCAGATGGACAGCCTCTCGAAACGATTACACA AGCTCGGTTCATAAGAGCCATATCAGAACTTCAATTTATGGGATTTATCAAGCcaacgaaaaggaaaactgATCACGTGCAGCGACTAATTTGGAATACGTCTTGA